The genome window GAACCTCAATCAGGAAGCACATGAGCCCACCACACACTTCTACCCGGCCTCCAACTGACTTGAACATCAATTACATTAATTATATCTTTTTCCTACCGGATATTATGTTCTGGACACTTgatttataattaataatttttttaaaaaaataaaattattcattAGTATCATAAAAAAACTACCATAGAAGAAGACAGAAGTGTCCAATCAAAATTATTTCCCCAAGATGAATATAGTACTGAAGTTCGCCCCAACTTAGCTAGTTTATGTGCAAAAGCAATTATCCACGTACATCTAATCTAGCATGATTATTTAGGAGGATGtggtttatttataattttagttGCAATAATCTGGTGGGATTTAAGGAAAAAATTTGCATTCTTTATTATCTGCTATCTATGCGGGGCTTTAGTAGTTCTTGTTTCACTCTTTGACACCTTGTGAATCTTCGATCCGCCATCTTCCGTGTAATCTTGTTTCACTCTCAAAAGAAAAAAGGTTAGTCGGTTAAGAAAGAGCATGAAGAACAATGGGACGCAGGAAATTTGGATCTCGTTCTGTTTCAGATGAAATGACGATGTATGTTTATCATGCTTCTGTTTTTTCGTTCCATTAGGTAACGAGCTCGTTGATTCTGCCTTTATATATGTGGCGCATGTATTCCCCCCAATGGAGGAGGATTAGGACCAAACCATCTTATTACTACTACTATTAATGTTTAGTTCTCATCGACCTGCGCCGGTGCCTTGTTTCAGTCGACAGTTACAAAGTTAATTTCCTTGCGGCCTAAACCTTGACTACTCTTTTGTTTCTTTATTTTGCCCATCGGATCCCTCATCGAAGGTCGACGTCACCGACGATCCCACCTCCTCCCGCATGATGCTCCGTATCTCCGTCATCGACGGCCTCAAGGTTGGTTGCTCCCCGACGCAGGATGCGGCGATCGCCGCCATAGCTGCCGCCTCCGCCTCGTCGTACTCGCCACCCAACCTGGGATCCACCACCTCCGCCACCCCACTCCCCGCGCCCCGCAGCCGCGGCGCCATCGCCGCCGCCAGCGTCATTCCGCCCTCCGATCCGACGGCTGGGCGTCCCGTTAGGAGTTCCAGGAGGAGGAccccgaagctgtacacgtccGTTTTCTTGGAGGCGATCCCGGTCCGGAGGTAGTGCGGGTCGGTGTAACCCGGTGACCCCACCACTGGCGCCGCCGGCCGGACCGCCGCCGAGAATCCGACCCGGGCCGACCCGAAGTCGCAGAGCTTGGGGCCGAGATCGACATGGAGGAGCACGTTCGCCGTCGTCAGGTCGCCGTGGACGATCGGGAGGCTGGAGCCTCCTCCGTCGTGGAGATACTCGACGGCACCGGCGACCTCGTACGCGACACGCGTGCGCGCGGCCCATGGCAGGGTGGAGCCACCACCATGGAGCTTCTCGTGGAGCGTCCCGTTCGGTACGTACTCCAACATCAGAACCCCTTcttcgtcgtcgtcttcttctgcAGTCCATTACAAAACCCTCTACTTACTCCATAagacaaaaacaaaacaaaaaagaaatattaCTTTATAGGAGTCATCTATTATATCTTTTAATT of Musa acuminata AAA Group cultivar baxijiao chromosome BXJ1-7, Cavendish_Baxijiao_AAA, whole genome shotgun sequence contains these proteins:
- the LOC135678398 gene encoding salt tolerance receptor-like cytoplasmic kinase 1 isoform X1, whose product is MGLALILGLAAAIAALILCGSLAFIAYLKFFRAGVLSSSPTSDVELGADEGQAADVSKLAISPQKDADVRRHRWQEVEALLGDRAAAAVIGEGGFSTVYLARLPDSTLAALKVYAGGGGDLPRRAFRQELDVLLRLRHPRIVRLLAYSDDREEDDDEEGVLMLEYVPNGTLHEKLHGGGSTLPWAARTRVAYEVAGAVEYLHDGGGSSLPIVHGDLTTANVLLHVDLGPKLCDFGSARVGFSAAVRPAAPVVGSPGYTDPHYLRTGIASKKTDVYSFGVLLLELLTGRPAVGSEGGMTLAAAMAPRLRGAGSGVAEVVDPRLGGEYDEAEAAAMAAIAASCVGEQPTLRPSMTEIRSIMREEVGSSVTSTFDEGSDGQNKETKE
- the LOC135678398 gene encoding uncharacterized protein LOC135678398 isoform X2; this encodes MGLALILGLAAAIAALILCGSLAFIAYLKFFRAGVLSSSPTSDVELGADEGQAADVSKLAISPQKDADVRRHRWQEVEALLGDRAAAAVIGEGGFSTVYLARLPDSTLAALKVYAGGGGDLPRRAFRQELDVLLRLRHPRIVRLLAYSDDREGFVMDCRRRRRRRRGSDVGVRTERDAPREAPWWWLHPAMGRAHACRVRGRRCRRVSPRRRRLQPPDRPRRPDDGERAPPCRSRPQALRLRVGPGRILGGGPAGGASGGVTGLHRPALPPDRDRLQENGRVQLRGPPPGTPNGTPSRRIGGRNDAGGGDGAAAAGRGEWGGGGGGSQVGWRVRRGGGGSYGGDRRILRRGATNLEAVDDGDTEHHAGGGGIVGDVDLR